In Pseudomonas alcaliphila JAB1, a single window of DNA contains:
- a CDS encoding alpha/beta hydrolase: protein MSEPFQPDHLRPLLRPLAAAHLDLPALQAYRSFYGFDLSARFAGLDNRLGSFNAAGYQIAVQLWAPAEPQGTLLLLHGYYDHMGLYRHVVDWALSMNFAVLACDLPGHGLSSGARASIGDFAEYQQVLAGLFEQASELGLPQPWHLCGQSTGGAILLDYLLADGKRPELGQSILLAPLVRPRAWAWSKLSYRMLSPFVREIPRRFSENSSDATFIDFVHNLDPLQPRSLPTAWVGALAKWVPHIEAAGRSTHSPLIIQGEADMTVDWRYNLEVLQDKFHQPQILRLADARHHLANENETLRKHYFDFLRERLA from the coding sequence ATGTCAGAGCCGTTTCAGCCCGATCACTTGCGCCCTCTGCTGCGACCCTTGGCCGCAGCGCACCTGGATTTGCCGGCGCTGCAGGCGTATCGCAGCTTCTACGGTTTTGACTTGTCTGCGCGCTTTGCCGGGCTGGACAACCGTCTCGGCAGCTTCAATGCCGCCGGCTACCAGATCGCCGTGCAGCTGTGGGCGCCGGCCGAGCCGCAGGGCACCCTGCTGTTGCTGCACGGCTATTACGACCATATGGGTCTGTACCGACATGTGGTCGACTGGGCGCTGAGCATGAATTTTGCCGTGCTCGCCTGCGACCTGCCGGGGCACGGTCTGTCCAGCGGCGCGCGTGCCAGCATCGGTGATTTTGCCGAGTATCAGCAGGTGCTGGCTGGGTTGTTCGAGCAGGCCAGCGAGCTGGGGCTGCCGCAGCCCTGGCATCTCTGTGGGCAGAGTACGGGTGGGGCGATTTTGCTGGATTATCTGCTCGCCGACGGCAAGCGCCCGGAGCTGGGGCAGAGCATTCTCCTGGCGCCGCTGGTGCGGCCGCGCGCCTGGGCCTGGTCGAAGCTCAGCTATCGAATGCTCAGCCCCTTCGTTCGGGAAATTCCGCGGCGCTTCAGCGAGAACTCCAGCGACGCCACCTTCATCGACTTCGTGCACAACCTCGATCCCCTGCAGCCGCGCAGCTTGCCGACTGCCTGGGTGGGGGCATTGGCCAAGTGGGTGCCGCATATCGAAGCGGCCGGGCGCAGCACGCACAGCCCGCTGATCATTCAGGGCGAGGCGGACATGACGGTCGACTGGCGCTACAACCTCGAGGTGCTGCAGGACAAGTTCCATCAGCCGCAGATCCTGCGATTGGCAGACGCCCGCCATCACCTGGCGAACGAGAACGAGACGTTGCGTAAGCACTATTTCGACTTTCTGCGCGAGCGATTGGCGTAG
- a CDS encoding 2OG-Fe(II) oxygenase, which translates to MTESSLQDLFSGLIDDLASQGWSQRALFAPEVLTRELAVECRTRAQNGELNAASVGRGGTQQVQEGIRGDHIQWLEPGQSQACDQYLQLMDGLRQALNQALYLGLEDYECHFACYAPGAFYQRHLDRFRDDDRRTVSAVFYLNEDWQAEHGGALRLYLADGREHDVLPQAGTLALFLSSEIPHEVLPATRERLSLTGWFRRRGGAVL; encoded by the coding sequence ATGACCGAATCCAGCCTGCAAGACCTCTTTTCCGGCCTTATCGACGACCTTGCCAGCCAGGGCTGGTCGCAACGGGCGTTGTTCGCCCCAGAAGTTCTGACCCGCGAACTGGCCGTCGAGTGCCGCACGCGTGCACAGAATGGCGAACTCAATGCCGCCAGCGTTGGGCGCGGGGGCACGCAGCAGGTGCAGGAAGGGATTCGCGGCGATCACATCCAATGGCTGGAACCTGGCCAGAGCCAAGCCTGTGACCAGTATCTGCAATTGATGGACGGTTTGCGTCAGGCACTCAACCAGGCGCTCTATCTGGGGCTCGAAGACTACGAATGCCACTTTGCCTGCTACGCGCCGGGGGCCTTCTACCAGCGCCATCTCGATCGTTTCCGCGATGATGACCGCCGCACGGTATCGGCGGTGTTCTATCTGAACGAGGACTGGCAGGCCGAGCACGGCGGGGCGTTGCGCCTGTATCTGGCCGATGGCCGGGAGCATGACGTACTGCCTCAGGCTGGAACACTGGCGCTGTTTCTATCTTCCGAGATACCTCACGAAGTGCTGCCGGCCACCCGCGAACGGCTGTCGTTGACCGGCTGGTTCAGGCGTCGGGGTGGCGCGGTACTCTGA
- a CDS encoding IS110 family transposase, protein MTAVVGIDIAKQTFDIATLQSNGKYRTKAKLPNDLKGFETLQQWLLKHAEPQAWIVMEATGIYHEALAEWLFKQGYRVCVLNPAQPAFYARSQLQRVKTDKVDAKLLADYGSRHLAELRSWQPEAPEIRRLRALVHRLKDIQELEQIERNRLESTQESKVRVSIQSVLDHLKKQTDETLKAIKQLFDDNDDLRGKRDLLTSIDGIADRTAALLLAELGDIQRFNSSKAVTAFSGLNPRLQESGKHKGHVRISRMGPARLRAGLYMPAVSSLTHNQAIREMGERMKAKGKAGKQIACAAMRKLLCIAYGVLKSGRPFDPALAIAR, encoded by the coding sequence ATGACAGCTGTTGTCGGCATCGACATTGCCAAACAAACATTCGACATCGCGACCCTGCAAAGCAACGGCAAGTACCGCACGAAGGCCAAATTGCCGAACGATCTCAAAGGGTTTGAGACGCTACAGCAGTGGTTGCTCAAGCACGCAGAGCCCCAGGCCTGGATCGTGATGGAGGCCACGGGTATCTATCACGAAGCGCTGGCCGAGTGGCTGTTCAAGCAAGGTTACCGCGTCTGTGTGCTCAACCCGGCCCAGCCGGCCTTCTATGCCCGTAGCCAGTTGCAGCGAGTGAAGACGGACAAGGTCGATGCCAAGCTGCTGGCCGACTATGGCAGTAGGCATCTGGCTGAGCTGCGCAGCTGGCAGCCAGAGGCTCCTGAGATTCGTCGTTTAAGAGCTCTGGTGCACCGTTTGAAAGATATTCAGGAGCTGGAGCAGATCGAGCGCAATCGCTTGGAGAGCACCCAGGAAAGCAAGGTCAGAGTCTCGATTCAATCGGTTCTCGATCATTTGAAAAAGCAGACCGATGAAACATTGAAAGCGATCAAGCAGCTCTTCGATGACAACGATGACCTGCGTGGCAAGCGAGACCTGCTGACCAGCATCGACGGTATCGCCGACAGAACCGCTGCGCTGTTGCTGGCTGAGTTGGGCGATATTCAACGCTTCAACAGCAGCAAAGCGGTCACCGCTTTTTCCGGCCTCAACCCCAGGTTGCAGGAGTCGGGTAAGCACAAGGGACATGTGCGAATTTCGCGCATGGGTCCAGCCCGTTTGCGTGCAGGTCTTTATATGCCAGCCGTCTCGTCCCTGACTCACAACCAGGCCATTCGAGAAATGGGCGAACGTATGAAAGCCAAGGGCAAAGCCGGCAAGCAGATCGCCTGCGCGGCTATGCGTAAGCTGCTGTGTATCGCTTATGGTGTGCTGAAATCTGGTCGGCCTTTTGATCCAGCACTTGCTATTGCGAGGTGA
- a CDS encoding AraC family transcriptional regulator, with the protein MVDNAFVALTHSSTLRRLLYEALAALGLDPTDTYRRAYAGVALAAPLLEAREEHDNAPRFWQALEGISGDADIGLHLGEVMQPRPMDVVSYLLLAARDLRQGLQAFVRFQHILSGGFAARLQEQGDEAHLVIDLNYREVGSLRQQMECLAVLLSKMLASAAGGELPLMGVEFRHRAPRKLAEHRRLLGVEPRFSCPHDVLILPRALLSRPSRSASPRLFEVLSEEAEKQLAGLVENQLLVRVRYWLEVNLGSATCSLEACALALGSNRSALQRSLSEQGSSFRALHDEVRRLRALRLLDQGLGVREVARACGFAELSPFYRAFRRWQGSTPRGLVSRHGSTGGEALA; encoded by the coding sequence ATGGTCGATAACGCCTTCGTCGCCCTTACTCATTCCTCGACCCTGCGTCGGCTGCTCTACGAGGCCCTGGCGGCGCTGGGGCTCGACCCGACCGACACCTACCGTCGGGCCTACGCTGGTGTGGCCCTGGCGGCGCCGTTGCTGGAAGCGCGCGAGGAGCACGACAATGCGCCGCGCTTCTGGCAGGCGCTTGAGGGCATCAGCGGTGACGCCGATATCGGTCTGCACCTGGGCGAGGTCATGCAGCCACGGCCGATGGATGTGGTCAGCTATCTGCTGCTGGCGGCTCGCGATCTTCGTCAGGGCTTGCAAGCCTTCGTGCGCTTCCAGCACATCCTCTCCGGCGGTTTTGCCGCGCGACTGCAGGAGCAGGGAGACGAGGCGCACCTGGTGATCGATCTCAACTATCGCGAGGTTGGCTCGCTGCGTCAGCAGATGGAGTGCCTGGCCGTGCTGCTGAGTAAGATGCTGGCGTCGGCCGCTGGCGGCGAGTTGCCGTTGATGGGCGTCGAGTTTCGCCACCGGGCGCCGCGCAAGCTTGCCGAGCATCGTCGCCTGCTCGGTGTCGAGCCGCGCTTCTCGTGCCCCCACGACGTGCTGATCCTGCCGCGTGCGCTGCTCTCACGGCCTTCGCGCAGTGCCAGTCCGCGATTGTTCGAGGTGCTCAGCGAAGAGGCCGAGAAGCAGTTGGCAGGGTTGGTGGAGAACCAGTTGCTGGTGCGGGTGCGCTACTGGCTGGAGGTCAACCTGGGTAGTGCTACCTGTAGCCTGGAGGCCTGTGCACTCGCTCTGGGCAGCAATCGCAGTGCATTGCAGCGCTCATTGAGCGAGCAGGGCAGCAGCTTCCGTGCATTGCACGATGAAGTGCGCCGTCTGCGTGCGCTGCGCCTGCTGGATCAGGGGCTTGGTGTGCGCGAAGTGGCGCGGGCTTGCGGCTTTGCCGAGCTGTCGCCGTTCTATCGGGCGTTTCGTCGCTGGCAGGGCAGCACGCCGCGCGGCCTGGTATCGCGCCACGGATCGACTGGCGGTGAGGCCCTCGCGTAG
- a CDS encoding DUF523 domain-containing protein: MQKILVSRCLLGHRVRYDGGAHGPFDQLQLWLDEGRVVALCPEVAGGLPTPRPPAEIRDGRGGAVLDGRLPVLTIEGEDVTAAFVDGAEQALALVREHDIRLALLKARSPSCGNLENYDGSFSGVRVPGEGVTAALLKRAGVKVFNEMQLDEAAAELARLEQGGALES, encoded by the coding sequence ATGCAGAAGATATTGGTCAGCCGCTGCCTGCTCGGGCATCGGGTGCGTTATGACGGTGGTGCTCACGGCCCTTTCGATCAGCTGCAGCTGTGGCTGGACGAAGGGCGGGTGGTGGCGCTGTGTCCGGAGGTGGCGGGTGGGCTGCCGACGCCACGCCCGCCTGCGGAAATTCGCGATGGTCGGGGTGGTGCGGTGTTGGATGGTCGGCTGCCAGTACTGACGATCGAGGGCGAGGATGTCACGGCTGCGTTCGTCGACGGCGCCGAACAGGCGCTGGCGCTGGTGCGCGAGCACGACATCCGCCTGGCACTGCTGAAGGCGCGCAGCCCTTCGTGTGGCAATCTGGAAAACTACGATGGCAGCTTCAGTGGGGTGCGCGTGCCGGGTGAGGGCGTGACCGCTGCCCTGCTGAAACGAGCTGGAGTGAAGGTGTTCAACGAAATGCAGTTGGACGAAGCGGCCGCCGAGTTGGCGCGGTTGGAACAAGGCGGCGCTTTAGAGTCGTAG
- a CDS encoding DUF6436 domain-containing protein yields the protein MLRLSRKNLLIALLALAWLAGMALAYRWFETRYLRTFDERAAVFSGAELQLPTELSGPGAIRLVHFWDPACPCNVGNQQHLAELIEHYTPKGVQFHVVQKPGSQGRLPAELAALHPIDELPGSANLPASPAVAIWDKQGQLAYFGPYSEGLTCNSSNSFIEPILEALAAGRKVNASNTLAVGCFCEWAKPSND from the coding sequence ATGCTCCGCCTGTCCCGCAAGAACCTGCTCATCGCCCTGCTCGCCCTGGCCTGGCTGGCCGGCATGGCACTGGCCTACCGCTGGTTCGAAACGCGCTACCTGCGCACCTTCGACGAGCGCGCAGCGGTGTTCTCCGGCGCCGAACTGCAGCTACCCACTGAACTGAGCGGCCCCGGCGCGATCCGCCTGGTGCATTTCTGGGACCCGGCTTGCCCATGTAATGTCGGTAACCAGCAGCACCTTGCCGAACTGATCGAACACTACACGCCAAAGGGCGTGCAATTTCATGTCGTACAGAAGCCCGGCAGCCAGGGCCGCCTGCCCGCCGAACTGGCCGCACTGCACCCCATCGATGAGCTACCCGGCAGCGCCAACCTGCCGGCCAGCCCCGCGGTGGCTATCTGGGACAAACAGGGCCAGCTGGCCTACTTCGGGCCTTACAGCGAAGGCCTGACCTGCAACTCGAGCAACAGCTTTATCGAACCCATACTCGAAGCGCTGGCGGCCGGGCGCAAAGTGAATGCCAGCAATACTCTGGCGGTGGGCTGCTTCTGTGAATGGGCCAAGCCGAGCAACGATTGA